The following are from one region of the Littorina saxatilis isolate snail1 linkage group LG2, US_GU_Lsax_2.0, whole genome shotgun sequence genome:
- the LOC138959532 gene encoding uncharacterized protein, with protein MSSFRLIMSLPCRASSVWFVAFLVAATAVIAARTEADDKTHVMDTNNTDIFSGIDAFNSAVHGHNENKTLEANAGDREHGERKDLVNLNSRERSLLKGDRYVSSRVNDQQLDVSPLYNLPDEPYVASAVNKSFHAQNELCGSYCNGTSFISLENDQCLTLEGVRCSTCYCDEMCKHYRDCCPQVGSDDLPDVTRADIHQCQEIMFGFERRFVKVIATCPPGETSQKGFAEDCPCCGGNVSSLVMSLATGAIYCNTHYGECNGDMRLVTLSQATCLDTQEKVFVSNHRNEQNWPIIPNRPCRQGGADVMTTHIETCDKIKTAGGDLIEELCRQYSYPVFYRGFSYRNLFCALCNLDAVVPSNDGCSSQQKTFTQSAVITSLRPLYVDTYDTVAPSKCEEHQWYDVVLDKCRNVTCETGRTRTPGLPYCADLTAYNSSVLFYHIGLTFTMLTNATHVPCLNDWTLAKGVITAYLAVAMQQLTVTTYAIQVSDIWTYKGSFKTYVQFATPKLENQTLFELQLIKDLTNSWLSLNVLDDKTIEFRTNLESYASSVGGSFSVSYRNGSCCSREDPYFEYSVLLNHTIADIDSNGLTRILLGPLTPFTQVVLNSSEFEVVPGGELEVTLTYVNVSLPMWQIRKYSGRHYVPTVYLQQAYREAGLTPESTRMLRVSRHWSLPGEETLFLCCVIVSIVSLIFLLITYCVFSQLRTLPGLNNMWLAGWLLLAQVLLFMVPGRTDFNGCHVLGMLLHYAWLCVISWSCVCSFHMFHVFVTQRDTLHAPHRQRWYFKRYLALTHTLPALILALVVGCTALRTHGKETGYGGHVCYLNSVLLRGVAFVLPLAAAVTFNLVLLGLTARALSGAERVQNYGRQAEPNYIGIYARLSSLTGFCWLFALMAEIPGCEWLRYVSAVLNGLQGLHLAVSYCGNARVMKLWRVRLTRKAKDTGTATSTTSGGKKGQESAPTLSSTV; from the exons ATGAGCAGCTTCAGACTGATTATGAGTTTACCTTGCAGAGCATCATCCGTCTGGTTCGTCGCATTCCTGGTTGCAGCAACAGCCGTCATCGCTGCCCGCACAGAGGCTGAtgacaaaacacacgtcatggaCACTAACAACACAGATATTTTCAGCGGAATAGACGCTTTCAATTCAGCTGTGCACGGGCATAATGAAAACAAGACGCTAGAAGCAAATGCAGGAGATAGAGAGCATGGAGAGAGGAAGGACTTGGTAAATCTGAACTCCAGAGAAAGATCACTTTTGAAAGGAGACCGGTATGTGAGTTCGCGTGTCAACGATCAGCAGCTAGACGTGAGTCCTTTATACAACCTGCCAGACGAGCCGTATGTGGCCAGCGCAGTGAATAAAAGTTTCCATGCCCAGAACGAGCTGTGTGGAAGTTACTGCAACGGAACCAGCTTTATCAGCCTGGAAAATGACCAGTGTCTTACCTTGGAAGGGGTCCGTTGTTCGACTTGCTACTGCGACGAAATGTGCAAACACTACAGGGACTGTTGTCCTCAGGTTGGCAGCGATGACCTGCCTGACGTCACCAGGGCAGACATACATCAATGCCAGGAGATAATGTTCGGGTTCGAGAGACGTTTTGTGAAAGTAATCGCCACTTGCCCACCAGGGGAAACGAGCCAAAAAGGATTCGCCGAGGATTGTCCTTGTTGTGGGGGAAACGTAAGCTCTCTGGTCATGTCCTTGGCCACGGGGGCTATCTACTGCAACACACACTACGGAGAATGCAACGGGGACATGAGACTAGTTACCCTCTCGCAGGCTACTTGCCTGGACACGCAAGAAAAGGTTTTCGTTTCCAATCACAGAAACGAGCAAAACTGGCCAATTATTCCCAACAGACCGTGCAGGCAGGGCGGCGCTGACGTCATGACAACTCACATCGAGACTTGTGACAAGATAAAGACGGCTGGTGGTGACCTCATAGAAGAGCTGTGTCGTCAGTACAGCTATCCAGTTTTTTACAGAGGGTTCAGCTACAGAAACCTGTTTTGCGCTTTGTGCAATCTGGACGCTGTTGTTCCCAGTAACGATGGGTGTAGCTCTCAACAAAAAACGTTTACGCAAAGTGCTGTAATAACATCACTAAGGCCGCTGTACGTGGACACGTACGACACAGTGGCCCCAAGCAAGTGTGAGGAGCATCAGTGGTACGATGTGGTTCTG GACAAATGCCGAAACGTCACTTGTGAGACTGGTCGCACTCGCACCCCAGGACTGCCGTATTGCGCAGACCTCACCGCGTACAACAGCAGCGTTTTGTTTTATCACATCGGCCTTACTTTCACGATGCTCACGAATGCTACACACGTCCCCTGTTTGAACGACTGGACGCTGGCCAAAGGGGTCATCACCGCGTACCTTGCTGTAGCAATGCAGCAACTTACGGTGACTACATACGCCATTCAGGTGTCAGATATTTGGACCTATAAGGGTTCGTTTAAGACGTATGTACAGTTCGCTACTCCTAAGCTGGAGAACCAGACTCTATTTGAGCTTCAACTCATCAAGGACTTAACGAATTCGTGGTTGTCTCTGAATGTTCTCGATGACAAAACTATCGAATTTCGGACAAACTTGGAATCTTACGCATCCAGCGTTGGCGGTTCTTTTTCAGTGTCTTACCGCAACGGTTCTTGCTGCTCTAGAGAAGATCCGTACTTTGAGTACTCAGTTTTACTTAACCATACCATTGCTGACATCGATTCAAACGGACTAACAAGAATACTGCTCGGTCCCCTGACTCCCTTCACTCAAGTCGTCCTGAATTCATCTGAATTCGAAGTCGTCCCCGGAGGAGAGCTAGAGGTGACCCTTACCTACGTCAACGTCTCTCTGCCTATGTGGCAAATTCGCAAATACAGCGGGCGTCATTATGTGCCGACCGTCTACTTGCAGCAGGCGTACCGCGAGGCTGGACTGACCCCGGAGTCAACAAGGATGCTCAGAGTGTCCAGACACTGGTCCTTGCCTGGAGAAGAAACACTCTTCCTCTGCTGTGTGATCGTGTCCATCGTCAGCCTGATCTTCCTACTGATTACTTACTGCGTCTTCTCCCAGCTGCGGACTCTGCCGGGTCTCAACAACATGTGGCTGGCGGGCTGGCTGCTGCTGGCTCAAGTCCTGCTCTTCATGGTACCGGGCAGGACTGACTTCAACGGGTGCCACGTGCTTGGCATGCTGCTGCATTACGCGTGGTTGTGCGTCATCAGCTGGTCTTGCGTGTGCTCCTTTCACATGTTCCACGTATTTGTCACGCAGCGAGACACCCTACACGCCCCGCACCGTCAGCGCTGGTACTTCAAACGATACCTTGCTCTCACCCACACCCTCCCTGCCCTCATCCTAGCTCTGGTCGTCGGCTGCACTGCACTGCGCACTCATGGGAAGGAGACGGGTTACGGCGGACACGTGTGTTACCTCAACTCCGTGCTTCTGAGAGGCGTGGCTTTCGTTCTGCCGCTGGCCGCGGCCGTGACCTTTAACCTCGTGCTCCTTGGGCTGACCGCACGTGCTCTGTCTGGTGCGGAGCGCGTGCAGAACTACGGGCGACAGGCTGAACCCAACTACATCGGCATCTACGCCAGGCTGTCCTCGCTGACAGGTTTCTGCTGGTTGTTCGCGCTCATGGCCGAGATCCCGGGATGCGAGTGGCTGCGTTACGTGTCGGCGGTGCTGAACGGGCTTCAGGGACTGCACTTGGCTGTTAGCTATTGTGGCAACGCGCGCGTAATGAAGCTGTGGCGAGTCAGGCTGACGCGTAAAGCCAAGGACACAGGGACGGCCACGTCCACCACCTCAGGGGGGAAGAAGGGACAAGAGTCCGCACCTACCTTGTCTTCTACCGTCTGA